From the Phalacrocorax carbo chromosome Z, bPhaCar2.1, whole genome shotgun sequence genome, the window atATGAGTATGAGCTGTGACcgacacatttaactgtataaatgcttCGTAGTTTCTCTGAGCAGTGTGgtagctttgtgggttaccacctagcaccaatctttgcacaaaaattaattaaatcaaaTACCTCAGCTCTGGGtgtagtttggtgttttgcacacCAGATGAACAAACCCACTTTTTGGGATAACACCCTGGGCTGGGACGCCTCTGGGGGTAGATTTTTTGAGGACTGAAGGATCGTCTGTTGACGATTTCAGGAGGACTCAAAGGCCTAACTGCACGAGGTTCACCAGCCGCGTGCTGATGAACGCCAGCACATAGAAGTAATTAATGAAActcacaaaaagggaaattttactCACAGGTTAACCTTGGTATGTGTGTCTGTGCACTTTGACTGTATATAATCACTATTCACGCAAACCgctgaccaagtctgagactaagactggacctagctgcacctagacttctctctaaaaggagtttagaaagcaagaggGTCTGTTCTGAACCTCGCGGCTCAATGGGAGGGTCCTTCTTATACCCTGCATCCACAGTCCCTCTGTGAATCATTCTAACTTGAACATAACTGAATTTTCCCTTGTGCACATCTTCTATGTAAGTAATAGAGTGAACCATGCCATTCTCAAATCTTTAAGTTGCTATGTTGATTGTAATAAATTCCATCAAATTGCTGCTTTAAAGTGGCTgatgctgttaagaattatacaacctaatactgtgatctatctcaaaaatattaataaatcttaaaatgcTAACCAAACCCATTAATAAATCATATTCCCAACAATTTTGTGTAGGTGGCCATATCCGTAAATCTGTATTTGCAACAATTTGGCGTAGTCAGCAGGATCCACATGGGTTTATTTGTGACACcaattcagaacaaaaaaacccccataaaTCAAAGTACTTCTTGttcttcagtgtttcaaatTTATTTACTCTCCTACGTGAAAAGTATCACCATTATCAAACTCCAAACAATTTCACTCTTTTCAAAGAACAGGTGATATTGAAATTGtattaaagcaataaaaaaaaccccactactTAGCAGATGAACTGTGTCTGAACTATCAGTAAATGCAAACAACTACAAGACAAATTATCATGTAACAAATTGAACGAAAcatattctttttaatattttaaactggCAGTTATAATAGCATTATTGCATATAAAAATAGGTGTGCAATTCTGCAGGAAATAATAAACATTCTGCAGAAGTTATGCCATCCTCATGAAAAAGccaaaaatacatggaaaaccAAATGGCAGATTCCTGGCCTGAACTGAATGTACAACAAATCAGGAGTGTTTCCAAAGAAAAGTGTTTCTAGAATTCACAAATAATATCTTACatatagaaaagaaagcagctaaTGTCCAAACAAAGCTACTGATGTAGTCAAcgtaatattaatatttctcaCACTGATTATAACAGCACAGTGGTTTTGTTGCTCAAATACCAGATGGCACTCATCATATGATAAGACACTGTGGCTCCAACTGATACTGCACTGCCTAAATTTCCTGCAACAACTACAACATCATAATGAACATATATTATTCCTGCTTACTGTTAAATTATATTTGGGACTTCATAAAGTGGATAGCTGTACTTTCATGAGATTCAGAATACCTTTGTAAAAGTGACAGGTATGCTAGCATCCAGCTGTACATGATCTGCAAGTTCCgtaaactgctgctgctgtttctgtaatGTCTCTAGCAACCTTGTAATTTCCTGTTTGGCCAACACTACTCTGCAGTCatcctaaaaaaagaaaacaaaagcatgccTTTCCTTTAGTAACTTACTTAAAGTAACTAAACACAGCGTAAAAATGATGGCtggaaataaagcattttaaataggGATACTCTAGTTAAAGAAACtcatatttacaaaataaatttatttaaaattgcaATACAAATATGAAGGCCTTGTCATTCTTCCTTAATCCTAGTAGATACTAAATAGttctgcagtttaaaaaatttttttctttgatctcTCTTAGTCCTGTAGGAATAAGAATATAAATTATATGAGACAGTAATGTAATATATAAAGAATATTTATGTCAGTCATATATCAttccagcagctggaagagagcagctgctttgcagcataAAGCAACAcacttaacaaaaaaatattactaatgTCTACCCATTAATGATGGGAACATCTGCACAGTTAAAAGTACATGTGACTAAGCAACCAGACACTAGatctaaacaaataaaaaaaaaaaagtacagtaaCGCATTAATGAAGTAATTTCTCACACTTTTACTGTACGCTACATATACTATTTACTTCTTGCTATCACTAAATTAAGGGAATAATGGACCAAATAGATACTCTCATAAAGCCACTTTCTTCACACATTTAATATGTTGAATTACCCATACTACAAGTGCTACTGGAAGTTATTTGGTcctaaaacatttcttcctacCAGCCTTTTACGACAACTATCTTCAAACACCTATATTGGTTACTGGAACTGTAAAATCATTCCCATaaatcttgtgggttttttgctgcAGTTTCATCTCTCCTTCCCACAAACCTCACAAATAACCAGAAATTACTCCAGTCAAGACAATCATGCCGCAGGATTTCCAGCAACAGGAGAACTTGATGCTTTTTTACTGATTATCCTTGTCTAACACCCCCTCGTAATGAATACGTCAATCTCATGACATATCATTATTGTCTCAGCAttgtaaaggaaataaaaatgcagagtaCCATCTAACCTTTTCGTTAGTAGCCTAAACTTAATTTGCAGTTCCACCTATCTTGGCATATGTTACAGCTTACTTGCCAACCTACCTGCTGTAAAGTCTTTTCGCAATGAAGGCAAGCTGTTGAAACCTGTGACAAGAGGATGGTCATATCTTCTTGCTGTTGCCTAAGCCAAATCAACTTCTCTCTCACATGAGCGTCAACAACACTAAGAGCCATTTCCTCCTGACGACAAAGGGTTTCATGAAGATCAGAAAAATAGGCTCGGACGCATGAGCGAGCGTTCTCTGCAGTCCCTGGTACCTACAGCGTTGCAGTCAGGAGATCCAGAGGATTAAGGACATCAGTTGATTCcagaagcatatttttttcattttattccagTTTCTAACTTATGTTCACATCTGTTTGGCTACGTCACAGTTCAAGTCCCAGTTATACAGAAAGTCTTACCTGCCCTAAGATCAAGATCCTCCAAGAAGTTACTCCAATAATCAAGTAGCTATTTGCATGCATACACACCTTACTAAAACTGACCAGGGAAAAAAGCCTCGATAGCATCACAGCACCTGAGAATAGATGCAATCCGTCACAGTACTTCAATACAGTACTAGCAGTTTACAGCTTTCCCTACTGCCTCCCTGTTTTCATGTAGCCTAAAAACATTGTAACGGACTACAAGTTCCCCTGTACCTGCTGGCTTAAGCATAAATACCAACTTGGTATAGATAAGAACATATGGTCTTGTCTTATAAAACCTATgcataattttcaaagaaattccTTATCTTAGTtattacaaaaagcaaacattctgtgcatgtggggaaaaataaaaaagcatacaTGTTCAGTATGGGCCATTCCAACTCCATCTTCAACTATTTGTTCTCCTCCTTCTATATGCTGAACAATTCCAACTAGTTTTCTGGAATAATCTGAGATTTCTTCTGTGAAAGTTCTTATACAGTGGGCCATGTCTAAAATGGATGCACGAATCTGGTTTGCTTCTGGTTCCAAGACAGAATGCTGTTAATTAAAAGCAACATATCACAGATCAGTCACAAATATCTTCTTTAATAATCTTGTCTATTTTACTACATATTTAATAtaagtgtgtgcatgtgtatgtgtgtatatgctcagacatgcacagacacacacagacacatataTAGGAAAGTCAAGTAAGAATTTAAAACCATCTtgcaatttaaaatgcaatcaGGAGTTACAGATTATGCCGAGACTAAGACAAACATCTAGCAATTACACAAGTAAACATACAAATTTGCCTGTTTATAAACAACTACAAAAAAGCAATTATAAGAAATTATaagcaattattaaaaaagaaaagtggttAGACTGCACCAGGTTGGGGGAACCCAGTGTTTGCATgatgaaaacaattttcagaaCTGTGACTCAATGCTGTGAGAAGTTCAGAAAAGCATCAGTTAACTGGACTGTCCATCTTAATACATAAATAACTTATTGTCatcttagaaataattttttttttcttttaactgctATTTTACCATAGCAGTTACCTGAAATGAAGGGAACATAAAAGAACAGTATGATGTTACTTCTATAAAGACACATCAAGAATCTACCCTCCTTTCTTGATAGTCTTTTGTACTTAAATTGGATAAACAGTTATGCAAGCCACTCCATGACTAGAAATGGAATATTAGCAGTACCTTATGACCTTGATGCTTCCCATATTCTTTGCAGACACAGCACATCAGAGGACTCGCCTGACAGCCCTCttctaaacaaacaaactcaATAGCATGCACTTGGTGTTGGGAGCACATGGTCTTCTCATGAGGCTTATCAGCAAGAGGTACACGCCTGTGTTTCGCTAGTGTCTTTGTAGAATGAGTAAGCTGGGAACAGTCTGCGCACAGGTGAGTGGCACAAACAGTGCAATATACAGATGCAACGTGGGCTTCATCTTCATCGCAACGAATGAtactctaaataaaaaaaaaagacaaagctgaAGTTGTTAACATTTAATCccaataactgaaaaaaattagaagaccTGCCACCAAAATAAGCCTGAAAGCAGACTTGCTTTAAAAGTTACACACTAATAAATACTTTGATTACTTTGAAAACTTTAAGTTctcaacaaattaaaaaaaaataaaagtcagttTCCTTTACAGTCAACTCCAGTACATTATTCTACAGGTGTTCAGTGATTTCAGAAATCCAAACGTCAGTGGAAGTTGTAATGGTTTGGAGGATAAAGTAACTCAGGCTCCAGTCACTTCCTCCAAAGCAGTCATTACAGAACAAAGAATTACAAACTTACAGGCAAAACACCAAtggaaaaatatgcatttaggACAGCTATCTATTGCTAGAATGGCACTGCCCAGTTGTTAATACTGGAATGATTAAACCAGCTAGTTTTGATAATGAAGTACTATCACATGATGTAGTGATATCAAAGATGATAAACAGCAACTGCTCGAGAAGAGCTGAAGTCTTTAGGAAGAATGCCTAAGAAACTTTAGAAAACTGTCCCGAAATAACTATAactaaaatatcaaaataagtAACGTTTTCTAAAGAACTTAGAAGtctaaaaaaggggaaaagagcatGCATGCTTAGCaatacctttttattttctgcttcagcCAATATAGATTATCATTTAATTATGAAGGAATTAATTGAAGCTTAATACTAGATACTGAAAGAACACAGCAGCATTAACAGTGAAATTACATTTGGCAAAGaactgattttgatttttttttctatctagAAATAACTTTAAGCAAATgtaacaaactttttttttagaactcAGTACCTCTCCAGATAGATCAATGGCTTCTTCTGCCGTCCCACACTGCCCTGTAGGTCCATTCTGCAACCGTTCCAAGAGTTCCAACAAAGCAAAATTCTTTTTCAAGCCCCAGACACCAGAATCTCCTATTTTTGAGGAAGAGTTAAATgaaggggaggagagaaagaaaaacctcaaGCAAATACCATCATGAGAAGTTCCACAAACCACAGTTGAGATTCTCACAAATATTAAGAGCACATTAACTACAGTGATATTAATTAGGGTGAGATACAACTACCACTTTTTCTGTGTAAGCTCACATTACCTTTCCAccctcttctttccttccatcACCAAACTATCTAATACTTATGCAGATTTTCCCTACTTAAAAGATGCCAGGACtattaaaaatttacaaaaactCAGTAGAAACACTTGTAAAATAATCTGCAATATCTAACAACTAAAGGCTACAGGGAACACACAAACAGTAATGTGTAcgataaataaattttttgcaTAACTATGTACAGTGAACAT encodes:
- the TRIM23 gene encoding E3 ubiquitin-protein ligase TRIM23 isoform X1, producing MAAPVVNKVGAGAGLDGGRGSGGSGRGPAGAAVKVLECGVCEDVFSLQGDKVPRLLLCGHTVCHDCLTRLPLHGRAVRCPFDRQVTELGDSGVWGLKKNFALLELLERLQNGPTGQCGTAEEAIDLSGESIIRCDEDEAHVASVYCTVCATHLCADCSQLTHSTKTLAKHRRVPLADKPHEKTMCSQHQVHAIEFVCLEEGCQASPLMCCVCKEYGKHQGHKHSVLEPEANQIRASILDMAHCIRTFTEEISDYSRKLVGIVQHIEGGEQIVEDGVGMAHTEHVPGTAENARSCVRAYFSDLHETLCRQEEMALSVVDAHVREKLIWLRQQQEDMTILLSQVSTACLHCEKTLQQDDCRVVLAKQEITRLLETLQKQQQQFTELADHVQLDASIPVTFTKDNRVHIGPKMEIRVVTLGLDGAGKTTILFKLKQDEFMQPIPTIGFNVETVEYKNLKFTIWDVGGKHKLRPLWKHYYLNTQAVMFVVDSSHRDRVSEAHSELAKLLTEKELRDALLLIFANKQDVAGALSVEEMTELLSLHKLCCGRSWYIQGCDARSGTGLYEGLDWLSRQLVAAGVLDVA
- the TRIM23 gene encoding E3 ubiquitin-protein ligase TRIM23 isoform X2, with the translated sequence MADLVLECGVCEDVFSLQGDKVPRLLLCGHTVCHDCLTRLPLHGRAVRCPFDRQVTELGDSGVWGLKKNFALLELLERLQNGPTGQCGTAEEAIDLSGESIIRCDEDEAHVASVYCTVCATHLCADCSQLTHSTKTLAKHRRVPLADKPHEKTMCSQHQVHAIEFVCLEEGCQASPLMCCVCKEYGKHQGHKHSVLEPEANQIRASILDMAHCIRTFTEEISDYSRKLVGIVQHIEGGEQIVEDGVGMAHTEHVPGTAENARSCVRAYFSDLHETLCRQEEMALSVVDAHVREKLIWLRQQQEDMTILLSQVSTACLHCEKTLQQDDCRVVLAKQEITRLLETLQKQQQQFTELADHVQLDASIPVTFTKDNRVHIGPKMEIRVVTLGLDGAGKTTILFKLKQDEFMQPIPTIGFNVETVEYKNLKFTIWDVGGKHKLRPLWKHYYLNTQAVMFVVDSSHRDRVSEAHSELAKLLTEKELRDALLLIFANKQDVAGALSVEEMTELLSLHKLCCGRSWYIQGCDARSGTGLYEGLDWLSRQLVAAGVLDVA